The Ignavibacteria bacterium genomic sequence CCCAGTATTTCAACAACCAGCATTACAGGTAAAAGGAACACCGGAACGCCGTGGGGAATAAGCCCCTTAAAATATCCGAAGAGGCCGTTTTTTCTAATTCCGCCTGCCTGAGTAACAAGGAATGAAATTGCCGCAAGTGTAGCCGTAACGGAAATATTGCTTGTCACAGTTGCACTATATGGGAAAAGCCCAAGGAAATTAGCAGTGAGAATAAAGAAGAAAACGGTAAGAAGGTAAGGGAGGAATTTTTCAAATCCTTTGCCGATGGTTGGCCTTGCGATATCATCGCGCACAAAGACCACCAGGAGTTCAGCTACGTTTGCAAAGCCTTTAGGGACTCTGGATTTTTTATAGCTTTTGGACACGAAATAAAAAACCAGCACCAGAATCAGCAGGCTGAGCCACATGAATACAACGTGTTTTGTAATTGAGATGTCAATTCCAAACAGATGTATTTCTGGCAGATAAATCCTACCAAACGGTTCAAAATCTATATATTTTGAATCAAGTATATGGTGCAGGATCCATCCGCTGTCTGATTTATTATTAGCCTGGGCCAGTGTATCGCTAACTGCTTTAACTGTATTAGCTTCCATAATTTTTACCAGATCTATGCTTTCTTTTGTGATATTTTCAACTGAGATATTTTCACTCTGAAATAATTTACCTCAACTATTAAGAGTGCAATATACAAAATTGAAAAAGTAAATATAAAACCATATTTGTCAATATTCAAGAATTTCAGGAAAATTATAACAGATCCGAGAATGAGAAACATTCTGACGAGCATCCCCCCCATGTTGAACAGGAGGAAGGTTTTATTCTCCTTGTCGACCGAGTAATTAAAGGCATATAAAGCTGCCAGGATGTTAATTAAATTAATCGCTCCGCCGTAATAAGATGCATTCAGGAATTGTGGGCCTACCGTACCTGCCTTAAAGAGAACAAAAACCAGAACAAAAACACCGAGGAACACTATCAAGATTTGACTAAGTACCTTTTTCATTTTTATTCTTCCTGTTTATCTCTAAAACTGTCTTAATTACGTTGTAAATGCCGGCAAAACCGCCAAAGAACGACATAACGATAGTAAGAACAGGGCCAGTTCCCAGCTTTCCGTCGAGCCAGTAGCCGAGAAAGAACATCAGTACAATTGAAGCCGCCAGTTGAACCCCCAAGCCCAGGTAAGGGCCTATTTCGGCATATTTTCTCCCGGGATAGTTCTCAGGTGAAGAGTTTTTATCCGAAGGGTCATTATGTTTTTCCGGCTTTTGCATTGTTTTTTCCGGGCAGCTTAATTGTTCAGTTAAACATAACCGTTAAATTAAAGAAATTTAACAATTCAGCAAATTTATTCAGATACCAATTCTCCGGTGGTGCTTTCAAATTCAGCCATTGAGCACTTTCCGTCAAAAAATGCTCCCGGCTCAACTACCAGTATTCTGGCTACGAGGTCACCTTTGAGGTACGATTTGGCCTCCAGAATAACCTTTTCAGCAACAGATACTGATCCGGTAATCTTACCGCTAAGCGTCAGGTTTTCAGCTCTTACCTCGCCATTGACCTCAGAGCTTTCGCCAAGAGTAAGATTTCCGGTAACAAAAATATCCCCTTTAACAGTACCGTCAATTCTAACGTTTCCCGGGCTGACGAATTTACCCTCAAGGTTAACACCTTTACTGATAATGCTGACCTCTTCTATGCTTGCGCCGGTTGATTTTCTTTGTACGAGTCCCACGCTGTTACTCCTTAGTTAATTAATAGGTCTTTAGGATCAATTACCTGCCCTTCCTTCCAGATCTCAAAATGCAGATGAGGCCCCGTTGTAGCGAGCCCCGTATTTCCGCTCAAAGCAATCGTTTCTCCCTGCACAACTCTGTCACGTATCTTTTTTGTAAGGCCCGAGCAGTGCTTATAGATAGTAATATAGCCCTCATCATGGACTAAGATTAACATATAGCCGTCGTCTGCCGTATAGCCTGAGAAAGCCACATAGCCAGAAGCCGCAGCCGTAACTGAGGTACCGGTTCTGACAGCAAAATCGATTCCCATATGCCCTTTTGAGGCGTCAAATCCACGGCTAATGAATGCGTTGCCTACAGGTTTCAGGAAATATATTCCTTTTTTTTCAGAGAACAAGCCAGCATAGGGCATTTTCTCCCGGAAAAACTTTTCAACGACGGCATAAATGTCACCCCCCAGGGGGTTTCCCTTCTGTGTTTTATCCTGCCCGGAAAGCCTCATTGTCTTAGCCAGGTTAGAATCGCCCATGGCAATTGCCAGTTTAAGTCTTTTATTTGCTGCTGAAATCCCCTGCAGTTCGTGCGTAAGCAGAAGCACTTTTCTATTCAGCTGGAACAGTTTTTTATTCTGTTCTCTTAGAGCGGCGTCATTTTTCATCATGAGGATGTTACCGGCAGGAGTGCCAATTAATAATAATAAAATAATGACAAATATAAAAAAAGAATATGCTGACATGTAGATGAGCATTTTCGTAATGCCAAGCCTGTGGCTTTTAGTCTGGATCCCCTGATGGCTTGGAATAATTAAGAGGGAGAAATCCTTTATATCTTTGAGTTTCTGTAAGTTCATGCTGTATATTTTTCTGCAAAGTTAGTCAACCCTCCGTAAAAAGTCAATTAAAACAGGGTTTTGGTCTTCTAATAAACCTCCATAATATCCCTGAATTTTACGGCACCTTCACGAAGAAGTTCAGGGCTGTTTCCGGTCAGGTCTATGAGCGTTGAGCTTTTTTCAACCACCTTTTTCTCTGTATAGAATATTGCGTCGAGTTCGTTGCCGAACTCGTAGTTAATGACGTCTCTTTCATTAATAGGCATATTGCCGGCCTTGTTAATGCTGGTAGAGATAAGGGGCCTTTCGATTTCCGAAAGGAGCATTTTACAGAACTTATGGTGCGGGATTCTGAAAGCAGCCGTTGCCTGCCCCAAGAGCCGGGCTGATTCGGCATTAAGGTTAAGAATAATGGAAATTGGATTTGGCCAGATCTTATGAAGGAAGTCGTAATGCTTATCCAGTTCCACACGTGTATAACGTAGAAGTGTAGGCAGGTCATGGATGAGCAAAATGAATTTCTTTTTTTCATCGCGCTCCTTTATACGGGCAACCCTGTTTACGACCTCCCTGCTGAAAGGATTACCTCCCAGTCCGTATATGGTATCGGTAGGATAAGCAAAGACCCCGTTATTGCGAAATATTTCAGAAGCTGCCTTTACGGCTGAACTGATGTCATCATCTATTGAAATAAATTTTCCCTTGCGTTCTTCAGTCATATAGTACGAATTAAATTATTAATGAATTGTTATTATAGATATTTACTTAGTATAATATATATTAAGGTTTTCTTCCACAGATTAATTTGCTGCATAAAGGTGCAGAATCTCTGCCGTGGAATCAGACGTCTGCTGTAATTTCCTCAATTGCCCGTGCAATTGTTCTGATATCCAGTTTATATGCACAATCAAATGTCTTCAGAGGGCACTGAGTTCTGCCGTGGATTCCGCATGGCTTGCAGGAAAGGTCATCGTAGCTCACATATTTACTCTTTGAGTTATATGGGTAGAATCCGAAAGCGGCAACAGTGGAGCAATAGATGGTCAGGACAGGAATATCCGCACACATACCAAAGTGCGTTGGCGCACTGTCATTTGAAACGAGTACTTTGCACTGCCTTAAAATTTCAATTGTCTCTATTATGGAAAACTGTCCTGCTGTTGAAATCACACTGCCATCAAACATGGAAGCAATCCCGCTTGAGTATTCCTGGTCTTCTTTGCCTCCGATCAGAAGAACTGTATAGGAACAGGAAATGAGGTAATTTATAACCTCTATAAATCTTTCTTTTGGAAATCTCTTTGTCATCCATACTGAACCTGGCGCAACAGCTGCAAACTTAACACCTGAGGCCGATTTAACGCCTGCCGCCGCTCCGTTTTGGGCTATGGAACGGGTAACTTCCGCCATGAATTCAGTAACTTTCTTTTTCTCTTCTGTTTCAGCAACAACCTCGGGCAGGATCCTCCAGTCTGAAGTAAGAGAGCCACGCTCAAGCAGTTCAAGATTTCTTTGAACCTCATGATGGCTGGAGTTATAGGGTACGATATTTTTATAGACCTGACGTAAGGAGGCGTTTGAAAACCCGTAGGTTTCCCTTACCCCCGAAAGCAAAACGAGCATGGAGGTTCTAAAAGAGCGGTGAGGAGAGTAAATCCTGGTATAGCCTTCGCTTTTAATCTTCCCGGCAAACCTAAGAAGGCTCATAAATGAGCGGTCCTTCCCCTTTTTATCGTACGAATATACCTTATAAGTATAGGGGCTTGCCCTGAATATTCCGCTTGCCTGGGGTGTAGTTACAACATCGATAGTTGAATCGGGATAGATATCCTTAAGCTTTTTAAGCATTGGGAGCGTTAGAATTGCGTCTCCAATGAAGGCAGTCTGAATTACCAGTATTTTTTCCCTGTTCATCAGTATTTCCACCTTTTATGCATCCAAAGCCACTGTTCTGGATAAATCCTGATATACTTTTCCAGTATGGAACTATAACGCTGGTTAATTTCAATTATTTTATCGTCATCAGTTCCTTCGAGCTCTGAGGTTTCAATTATTTCCACGAAAGCCCTGTAGGAATAGTCTTCCTGGCGGGCAATAATGCAGACAATTACGGGGGCTCCTGTTCTTATTGCAAGCACGGCTGTTCCGGGGTATACTGCAGAGCTGAGGCCCATGAAGTTGACTCTTGGGCCGTCGGGGTCCCCCCTCTGGTCGCCGACAAGTCCAATTAAATGGCGGTTTTTGAGTTCCTTAAATATGTTTCTAAAAGACATACCGAGCATAACCACTTTGTTGCCGAACTTTTCCCTCATCATGGTCAGCCAGCTGCCGACGAGATTGTTGCGCTGCGGTTTTGCCGCAACATACATAGGAATTCCGAGCTGAGCGCTTACTGAAATTGCCCCGAGCTCCCAGTTTCCGAAATGGGCCGTAAGCATTAATACTCCTTTGCCTTCATCAAACTTTTTCCGGATAAGTTCGAGATCAGGGCAGTATACCATTTTTTTCAGCTCCCCGATTTTAAGCTCCGGAATGCACATAATCTCGATAAGAGTGACAGCAAAACTGTAATAGCACCTGTATGAAAGGCGTTTTAATTCCCTGGCTGAAAGGTCAGGAAAAGCGAGCTTAAGGTTGCCCTGAACAGTAGATTTCCTTATAGGAATGACATAATAGAAAAGGAACGCCAGGAAATGGGCCGCATGCCTGGCCCGTTTTATACCTATAATACTGAAAACTCTTACAAATGATGTAAATAGAAAGTATTCGAACCTGTTTTTAAAATCCACGCTGCATAATCCAAATTATTAACACAAAAAAAATATGGATATATGAAATAAATTCATATATCCATATAAAAAAAACTAAGCATTATGTAAGAATAGTTTAGCCTTAAAAGAACTATTCGGCTGTAACAATTCTTCTTGACCAGTTATCGTCTCTCAGTTCACCGCGTTTGGTTGAATGGAGAAGCTGGTAGTCTGAGAATCCTGAAACATCACCGAAGACGAAAATGACGCCGCCTTCGATCTGGTTATAGTGCCAGATTTCATAAGGCTTTTTATCGAGGTCGCTGGGGTATCTGTCTATTTCATCAGGTTCCCCGTAAAGGACAAGCACTCTGCCGCGGTCGGTCTTCATTCCCTTTCGGTTAATAGTACCGTACCTTTCGTTTGCAAGCCTGACCCTGTTCATGTACTGGTTCTTAAATTCGTTTTCAGGTGTTGCAGGGTCCTGGTCTCTTTTTTTCCAGAACTGGAAAAGGAAATCTCTTTTGGCTTCAACGTTGTCGAGTTTGCCGTACTGCGAAGTTTCGTTGCCTGAGGCAATATATTTGCAGATTTCGAACATCTGGTCGCACTCTTCGCTGCTAAGGACGCCGAATTCGCTTCCAAGCATATCGGTTTTTCCAGCCACCTGCTTAAATGTATCGACTACAGATGGATTATAGACGTAAAATCTTTTTGAGGAAGAGATTCCATAATTGCCTGCGCTGTCTATTGCATCTATAATGAGTGTATATGTATCGGTTGGATACTTTGTAAGGTTTAGAGTACCTACGTCCACTCTTGAGAGGCTTCCGCGTGTAATGGGTTTTACTTTTTCATTTAATTTATAACCCTTGCTGTTAACCAGGAGTGTATGCAGCTTGAGGTTGCCCTTAAGTGAATCCTGCATCATATTATAGATTTCAGTATAATAGAACAGTACCGGTACGCCCTCGCCGAAGATCATAGTAGGGTTCGGCTGGACTTCCAGTGTATTCTTATAGAAAATTGAATTTGAATCCGCATTTTCCTGCCTGATATTGGACGATAGTTCGATATCGCTTAAGGACAGATTGCCCCCGATGAGGGGTTCGACCTTAATAGTTTCAACTATCAACTTCGTTTTGTTCTTATTAACGGCATCCTGCCCCGATACCACGCATTTAAAGACACCGCGCGGGATAACAAGGCCCACGACGCCGATGAGGTTTTTGTTCATTCCTGCCTTTGAGGTATCTCTTACAGCATTTTCAATCTTCCAGTCCTTGTTAAGCACGACCTTATTAGCCACGGTATCGGTAATCTCAATGTGTAAAGTTGCCCCGACAAAATGAGCCGTGTCTTTCCTGTACAAAGTCAGCTGGCTTTGCCCGAAGGAATAATAAAACTCGACATAATTCGACACGCTGTCGTAGCCGAACCTGGCGTAATCAAAATCAAAATTTAACTTGCCCTGTGCATAGCTCTGACCCCAGAAAGAAAGAACAAACAAGATTGCTATGAGTTGGATTTTTTTCATACATATCCCTTTTATTACTAAGATTGCATTTATCTGCTTTAAATAGGTAGGAACAGAACTCTTAGTACAAAGATTTTAGTGATTATAAATAATTTTATATTCTTGTACAGCTAAAATATCAAAAAGTTCTAAAAAAAACAGGGATTATTCAATTCCCTACCCTGGATGTGTAAAGTGGGATAAATGTGCAGATTCCATTTAAAACAACAATGCCCCCAAATAGAGGGGGCATTGCTGCAAATTAAGAGGTAATGATTCTGTTAAAATCCGAATGAAACCGAAAATACATGGTTTGCATTAAAGAATTTTGTCTGTCTAAATGCATAGTCAAACTTGAAATCAAAACCGTCGGCCTGATAATTTAATCCTGCACCGGCAGTAGGACCGAAAGTTACGTCGTCTCTGTTGATGTCAGAAACGTAGGCATAACCGCCGCGTACGAAGAATAAGTTATTGAAGCCGTATTCAGCACCAACCTTGTACTCATCGCCATAGAAGTTGGTATTCTGGAAAGAAGATGACAGCTGCAGAGCGTTTTCGCTGTTGATGTCATACTTGTATCCAAGTCCCAACTCTAAGGTTGAAGGGAGTTCAAAAGGTGCAGAAGTCATTTTATAATACTGTTCACCTCTGAGCAGTTCTGAGGAAGAGCCTTTAACATAGAGGCCCGGACCGTCGTACTGCATCTGAGGACCGATGTTTTTCATGACTACAGCAAAGCTTAAACCGCTGATGTTACCAAGGTTCTGGTAAGAAATACCAACGTTAAAGGCATAGCCGGTAGCGCTTACACGGTCGATCTTTTCAGAGATATAGTTTGCAGTTAAACCAACAGCAATTCTGTCGCTCAGCATTCTTGAATAAGTAACGCCGAGTGTCAGGAACTGAGGTGTAAAAGTCTGGCCTGTACCATCAGGGTTATCAACAGTAGTAGTCTGGATATCACCGATATTAAGGCCCTTAATAGAAAGACCAAGAGCGCCAAGACCTTCAATGTTAGTTGAAACTGCACCGTAAGAAACACCGATATCGGCGATGTAACTCATCTGTGAGAGCATAACATTGGTTGTATTCTGAGCTCTTGAAAGGTTGGCCGGATTCCAGTAAATGGCTTCCGGGCCTGTTGCATTTGTCAAAGTAGCGCCACCCATAGCAATACCGCGTGTACCGACAGGTATTAATAATTGGGCAGCACCAGCAGTACCATTACGGTTGCCGCCTCCCGCATAGACAGACTGTGCAGCCGCGAGGACTAAAAGCAATAAAACTAAACTAATTTTTATATTCTTCATTTTGTTCTCCTTTTAACTAAAATCTGTCTAAGATTTGTTGTTCTTGGATAACAGCTACTTTTAATATTTTGGTTTTGCCTAATTCCGGCATGTCTACGTATACAATATAGAGACCGCTGGCAACCGGAAGGCCTGATTCTGTAGCTAAATCCCATCTTTGGAATTGATCAGGAGAATCTTTTCTAATCGTTCTGACTAATTGTCCGGCTAAGTTAAAGATTCTGATTGTAGCGCTCTGCGGCAAATGGCTGAACGTTACAAATCTCTGATATTTGTTTAACTCCTGAGAGTTAGCACCGTAATACGGATTCGGGAACACATTTATCTTCTCAACGTCTGCTTTAGCATATTCCGAGCTAACTTCGACAGTCTTTGAAGTAAATGTCCATGAATCAGCTGGAAGATTAATATGGTTTACGAATAATGCCAATTCATCCTTTCCTGACCAAGGAGCATCATAACGCCTGTCCACTGTAGACCAATAAAGCATTGGAGATACGCCACTGCCAGTTGCAGGGCCGGCCAATTCAGGATCAGGTGTTTCTTTATAATCAGTATCATAGATAAAGAACCATTCTCTCGGACTGTCGTCAGCGGTATTGCTTGCACCAACCGGAGGCCAGTATTTGCCATCAACAGTTCCATTAGGCATATTATTTTCAAGATAGCCTATTGCAAGTCTTCTTGGATGTGCAGGATCCTCAACATCGTAAGCTGCAAACGGGAAGTTCTTCTTGAAATCCTGATATGCCCAGCCTCCGACCTTATTGGTAATAAATTCACCAAAGGCAGGGTTTGCAAGGTCTTTGTTAGCCTTACGAACGAACCTGTAGGCATAGGATACATCCGGATCATTTTGATCAAGTACATTTCCAAGTGAATCTACTTGGGCTAACTTGAGTACAACGTTCTTCAAGTTTGAAGCAGGCACAGTTGAACCATAATCCAAGCCCATACCCATAGCTCCCTGGAAGCCTTCCAGACCAAAGCCATTTGCACCCGACCATGTAAACTGACGTTTTCCGGCAGTTACATTCCATCCCCACAAGCTGGCATCGTCAGTTGTGTTTGGATCGTCTGACTTCATACCTTCAGGAGGGCCGAGCACTTTAATAATTAAGCCGTCAAATGTCAGCAGAGAATCGCTGGTACCTGCCTGGTCGAGTTTATGGAAAATCTTGACCTGATGAGGAGTTGTTGACATATCAGTTAAAGTCCAGGCATTGCGCAGCTCATTAGCCTGAACAGAATCCTTAGTTTCGGCATAAAGAGCCTTATTAAAGACTCTGATGGTATCAAAGGTTACCTGATAGGTGTGTCCATTCACCTTGGCAGGATCAACAACAGTAGCAATAACTGAACCATCACTCTTTCCGCCGGTTCTTGTAACAGGAAGAAGTTCACCGTAAGATGAATTGTATTTTACACCTGGGTTCGGAGCATGAGGAACGATTGTAATAGGTGCAAGTGAACTTTCCAGGTTATTTGGAACAGCTTCCTTATCCGGATTATATGCATAGGCTGTTACAGCATAGTAATATTTCTTGCCGTTGACAAGAGGCTGACCTGTAATGTAGTCTTTTTCGAGCTTAAG encodes the following:
- the atpB gene encoding F0F1 ATP synthase subunit A, with the protein product MEANTVKAVSDTLAQANNKSDSGWILHHILDSKYIDFEPFGRIYLPEIHLFGIDISITKHVVFMWLSLLILVLVFYFVSKSYKKSRVPKGFANVAELLVVFVRDDIARPTIGKGFEKFLPYLLTVFFFILTANFLGLFPYSATVTSNISVTATLAAISFLVTQAGGIRKNGLFGYFKGLIPHGVPVFLLPVMLVVEILGLFTRPFALAIRLFANMTAGHIVILALLGLIFILKTIFVAPVSVAFALFIYLLEILVALIQAYIFTMLSSLFIGMAVHQEH
- a CDS encoding threonylcarbamoyl-AMP synthase → MTEERKGKFISIDDDISSAVKAASEIFRNNGVFAYPTDTIYGLGGNPFSREVVNRVARIKERDEKKKFILLIHDLPTLLRYTRVELDKHYDFLHKIWPNPISIILNLNAESARLLGQATAAFRIPHHKFCKMLLSEIERPLISTSINKAGNMPINERDVINYEFGNELDAIFYTEKKVVEKSSTLIDLTGNSPELLREGAVKFRDIMEVY
- a CDS encoding GWxTD domain-containing protein, with translation MKKIQLIAILFVLSFWGQSYAQGKLNFDFDYARFGYDSVSNYVEFYYSFGQSQLTLYRKDTAHFVGATLHIEITDTVANKVVLNKDWKIENAVRDTSKAGMNKNLIGVVGLVIPRGVFKCVVSGQDAVNKNKTKLIVETIKVEPLIGGNLSLSDIELSSNIRQENADSNSIFYKNTLEVQPNPTMIFGEGVPVLFYYTEIYNMMQDSLKGNLKLHTLLVNSKGYKLNEKVKPITRGSLSRVDVGTLNLTKYPTDTYTLIIDAIDSAGNYGISSSKRFYVYNPSVVDTFKQVAGKTDMLGSEFGVLSSEECDQMFEICKYIASGNETSQYGKLDNVEAKRDFLFQFWKKRDQDPATPENEFKNQYMNRVRLANERYGTINRKGMKTDRGRVLVLYGEPDEIDRYPSDLDKKPYEIWHYNQIEGGVIFVFGDVSGFSDYQLLHSTKRGELRDDNWSRRIVTAE
- a CDS encoding polymer-forming cytoskeletal protein is translated as MEEVSIISKGVNLEGKFVSPGNVRIDGTVKGDIFVTGNLTLGESSEVNGEVRAENLTLSGKITGSVSVAEKVILEAKSYLKGDLVARILVVEPGAFFDGKCSMAEFESTTGELVSE
- a CDS encoding PorV/PorQ family protein; this encodes MKNIKISLVLLLLVLAAAQSVYAGGGNRNGTAGAAQLLIPVGTRGIAMGGATLTNATGPEAIYWNPANLSRAQNTTNVMLSQMSYIADIGVSYGAVSTNIEGLGALGLSIKGLNIGDIQTTTVDNPDGTGQTFTPQFLTLGVTYSRMLSDRIAVGLTANYISEKIDRVSATGYAFNVGISYQNLGNISGLSFAVVMKNIGPQMQYDGPGLYVKGSSSELLRGEQYYKMTSAPFELPSTLELGLGYKYDINSENALQLSSSFQNTNFYGDEYKVGAEYGFNNLFFVRGGYAYVSDINRDDVTFGPTAGAGLNYQADGFDFKFDYAFRQTKFFNANHVFSVSFGF
- a CDS encoding M23 family metallopeptidase, whose product is MNLQKLKDIKDFSLLIIPSHQGIQTKSHRLGITKMLIYMSAYSFFIFVIILLLLIGTPAGNILMMKNDAALREQNKKLFQLNRKVLLLTHELQGISAANKRLKLAIAMGDSNLAKTMRLSGQDKTQKGNPLGGDIYAVVEKFFREKMPYAGLFSEKKGIYFLKPVGNAFISRGFDASKGHMGIDFAVRTGTSVTAAASGYVAFSGYTADDGYMLILVHDEGYITIYKHCSGLTKKIRDRVVQGETIALSGNTGLATTGPHLHFEIWKEGQVIDPKDLLIN
- a CDS encoding glycosyltransferase family 9 protein yields the protein MNREKILVIQTAFIGDAILTLPMLKKLKDIYPDSTIDVVTTPQASGIFRASPYTYKVYSYDKKGKDRSFMSLLRFAGKIKSEGYTRIYSPHRSFRTSMLVLLSGVRETYGFSNASLRQVYKNIVPYNSSHHEVQRNLELLERGSLTSDWRILPEVVAETEEKKKVTEFMAEVTRSIAQNGAAAGVKSASGVKFAAVAPGSVWMTKRFPKERFIEVINYLISCSYTVLLIGGKEDQEYSSGIASMFDGSVISTAGQFSIIETIEILRQCKVLVSNDSAPTHFGMCADIPVLTIYCSTVAAFGFYPYNSKSKYVSYDDLSCKPCGIHGRTQCPLKTFDCAYKLDIRTIARAIEEITADV
- a CDS encoding lysophospholipid acyltransferase family protein, translated to MDFKNRFEYFLFTSFVRVFSIIGIKRARHAAHFLAFLFYYVIPIRKSTVQGNLKLAFPDLSARELKRLSYRCYYSFAVTLIEIMCIPELKIGELKKMVYCPDLELIRKKFDEGKGVLMLTAHFGNWELGAISVSAQLGIPMYVAAKPQRNNLVGSWLTMMREKFGNKVVMLGMSFRNIFKELKNRHLIGLVGDQRGDPDGPRVNFMGLSSAVYPGTAVLAIRTGAPVIVCIIARQEDYSYRAFVEIIETSELEGTDDDKIIEINQRYSSILEKYIRIYPEQWLWMHKRWKY
- a CDS encoding AtpZ/AtpI family protein — its product is MQKPEKHNDPSDKNSSPENYPGRKYAEIGPYLGLGVQLAASIVLMFFLGYWLDGKLGTGPVLTIVMSFFGGFAGIYNVIKTVLEINRKNKNEKGT